In one window of Rhinatrema bivittatum chromosome 10, aRhiBiv1.1, whole genome shotgun sequence DNA:
- the LOC115100185 gene encoding tctex1 domain-containing protein 1-like codes for MNSRQGKEAKALRERASKAKEASVTFNVPARGGCANAKALKQTSPEAAGTNGSSPVKLQGRKGPAKASEIRNAPVPDTPAAFSLKGLLAAQRLTRELKNRASWRKQPRLRVSHRPPVTIIDDQVPVSSAKPKVKFSCSKAEKLIKEYLQAKLAPVSYDPVRCASLTTAVCEEIKSLTKKVTPARYKLICQVTIGSNEQEDIVVTSQCLWDPHSDNFTSCSYVNRTLFCVVSVYAVYLE; via the exons ATGAACAGCAGACAAGGGAAAGAGGCCAAGGCCTTGAGAGAAAGGGCTTCGAAAGCCAAGGAGGCGAGCGTGACCTTCAACGTGCCGGCCAGAGGGGGATGCGCCAACGCCAAAGCTTTAAAGCAG ACATCTCcagaggctgctggcactaacggCAGCTCCCCTGTaaagctgcagggcaggaagggACCTGCCAAAGCCTCAGAAATCAGAAATGCCCCCGTGCCAGATACACCTGCGGCCTTCAGCCTGAAGGGGCTCCTGGCAGCCCAGAGGCTCACAAGAGAActtaag AACCGAGCGAGCTGGAGAAAGCAGCCGAGGCTCCGCGTCAGCCACCGCCCACCTGTCACCATCATCGACGACCAG GTTCCTGTCAGTTCTGCAAAGCCAAAGGTAAAGTTCTCTTGCTCCAAAGCAGAAAAACTGATCAAAGAATATTTGCAGGCCAAGCTTGCGCCAGTTTCCTATGATCCCGTCAGATGCGCCAGCTTGACGACAGCTGTGTGTGAAGAAATAAAAAGCCTCACCAAGAAAGTCACCCCTGCTCGCTACAAGCTGATCTGTCAGGTCACCATCGGCAGCAACGAGCAGGAGGACATTGTGGTGACCAGCCAGTGCCTGTGGGACCCCCACTCTGACAACTTTACGTCTTGCAGCTATGTTAATCGCACCCTGTTCTGCGTAGTCTCAGTGTATGCCGTCTACCTGGAGTAA